The following proteins are encoded in a genomic region of Coffea eugenioides isolate CCC68of chromosome 6, Ceug_1.0, whole genome shotgun sequence:
- the LOC113775124 gene encoding delta(14)-sterol reductase isoform X1 — translation MDVNPLVNSLIPSSISVGLLLSFFTYLAVAGSILPGKIVPGVTLTDGTRLHYRCNGLLLLLVLIALLGIGTQLDIVSPTIIADRGLELLSTTFVFSVLVTLLLYVVGCKSSDQNSSLKPHGTGNLIHDWWFGIQLNPQFFGIDLKFFFVRAGMMGWLLINLSILLKALKDSNLTQSMILYQIFCTLYIIDYFFYEEFMTSTWDIIAERLGFMLVFGDLVWIPYTFSIQGWWLLHNKVELTTAANVANCLVFFIGYVVFRGANKQKHVFKKDPKAPIWGRPPKVIGGKLLASGYWGIARHSNYLGDLLVALSFSLPCGISSPIPYFYPVYLLILLVWRERRDEARCAQKYKEIWNEYCNLVPWRILPYVY, via the exons ATGGATGTCAATCCCCTTGTCAACTCCCTCATTCCCTCCTCCATCTCC GTTGGTTTGCTGCTCTCGTTCTTCACGTACTTGGCAGTTGCTGGATCTATCCTGCCCGGAAAGATTGTTCCTGGGGTCACTTTGACTGATGGGACTCGCCTCCATTACCGTTGCAACG GATTGCTATTGCTGCTCGTTTTGATTGCCCTTCTTGGAATCGGGACCCAGTTGGATATTGTATCGCCTACT ATAATTGCAGACCGAGGGCTTGAGCTTTTATCAACAACTTTTGTGTTCAGCGTTCTT GTCACACTCTTATTGTATGTGGTCGGTTGTAAGTCAAGTGATCAGAACTCTTCTCTGAAGCCTCACGGTACCGGAAACTTGATTCATGACTG GTGGTTTGGGATCCAACTGAATCCTCAATTCTTCGGCATTGACCTCAA ATTTTTCTTTGTTAGAGCTGGAATGATGGGTTGGCTCCTCATCAATCTATCCATTCTCTTAAAAGCTCTCAAGGATTCAAATTTAACACAGTCAATGATCCTATATCAGATATTTTGTACG CTATATATTATTGATTACTTTTTCTATGAAGAGTTCATGACATCCAC ATGGGACATAATTGCAGAAAGATTGGGATTCATGCTAGTTTTTGGAGATCTAGTCTGGATTCCATATACTTTCAGTATCCAG ggttggTGGCTCTTGCATAACAAAGTGGAGCTAACAACAGCTGCAAATGTTGCAAATTGCCTTGTCTTTTTCATTGG TTATGTTGTGTTTAGAGGAGCCAACAAGCAGAAGCATGTTTTTAAAAAGGACCCCAAAGCACCAATTTGGGGTAGGCCTCCAAAAGTTATTGGAGGAAAGTTGCTAGCTTCAGGTTACTG GGGCATTGCAAGGCACAGTAATTACCTGGGGGATCTATTGGTTGCACTATCATTCAGTTTGCCTTGTGGTATAAG TTCCCCAATTCCATACTTCTACCCTGTGTATCTTCTTATTTTGCTTGTATGGAGAGAGAGAAGAGATGAAGCCCGGTGTGCACAGAAGTACAAAGAAATCTGGAACGAGTACTGTAATCTTGTCCCCTGGAGGATATTACCGTACGTTTATTAA
- the LOC113775124 gene encoding delta(14)-sterol reductase isoform X2, with translation MDVNPLVNSLIPSSISVGLLLSFFTYLAVAGSILPGKIVPGVTLTDGTRLHYRCNGLLLLLVLIALLGIGTQLDIVSPTIIADRGLELLSTTFVFSVLVTLLLYVVGCKSSDQNSSLKPHGTGNLIHDWWFGIQLNPQFFGIDLKFFFVRAGMMGWLLINLSILLKALKDSNLTQSMILYQIFCTLYIIDYFFYEEFMTSTWDIIAERLGFMLVFGDLVWIPYTFSIQGWWLLHNKVELTTAANVANCLVFFIGGIARHSNYLGDLLVALSFSLPCGISSPIPYFYPVYLLILLVWRERRDEARCAQKYKEIWNEYCNLVPWRILPYVY, from the exons ATGGATGTCAATCCCCTTGTCAACTCCCTCATTCCCTCCTCCATCTCC GTTGGTTTGCTGCTCTCGTTCTTCACGTACTTGGCAGTTGCTGGATCTATCCTGCCCGGAAAGATTGTTCCTGGGGTCACTTTGACTGATGGGACTCGCCTCCATTACCGTTGCAACG GATTGCTATTGCTGCTCGTTTTGATTGCCCTTCTTGGAATCGGGACCCAGTTGGATATTGTATCGCCTACT ATAATTGCAGACCGAGGGCTTGAGCTTTTATCAACAACTTTTGTGTTCAGCGTTCTT GTCACACTCTTATTGTATGTGGTCGGTTGTAAGTCAAGTGATCAGAACTCTTCTCTGAAGCCTCACGGTACCGGAAACTTGATTCATGACTG GTGGTTTGGGATCCAACTGAATCCTCAATTCTTCGGCATTGACCTCAA ATTTTTCTTTGTTAGAGCTGGAATGATGGGTTGGCTCCTCATCAATCTATCCATTCTCTTAAAAGCTCTCAAGGATTCAAATTTAACACAGTCAATGATCCTATATCAGATATTTTGTACG CTATATATTATTGATTACTTTTTCTATGAAGAGTTCATGACATCCAC ATGGGACATAATTGCAGAAAGATTGGGATTCATGCTAGTTTTTGGAGATCTAGTCTGGATTCCATATACTTTCAGTATCCAG ggttggTGGCTCTTGCATAACAAAGTGGAGCTAACAACAGCTGCAAATGTTGCAAATTGCCTTGTCTTTTTCATTGG GGGCATTGCAAGGCACAGTAATTACCTGGGGGATCTATTGGTTGCACTATCATTCAGTTTGCCTTGTGGTATAAG TTCCCCAATTCCATACTTCTACCCTGTGTATCTTCTTATTTTGCTTGTATGGAGAGAGAGAAGAGATGAAGCCCGGTGTGCACAGAAGTACAAAGAAATCTGGAACGAGTACTGTAATCTTGTCCCCTGGAGGATATTACCGTACGTTTATTAA